The proteins below come from a single Gordonia pseudamarae genomic window:
- a CDS encoding MSMEG_4193 family putative phosphomutase, with translation MTVILVRHGRSTANTSGVLAGRTPGVGLDDLGREQADALVGRLAEHHGAIRAVVRSPLDRCAQTVEPLLGALRAAPGRADGVLEEVVDELAEVDYGSWTGRTIKELLAEPLWQVVQRQPSAAVFPGGEGLAQMSARSVAAIRSLDRRFAGDDGNGLWVACSHGDVIKSVIADAMGMHLDSFQRIVVDTASITVIRYGSTRPYIHTVNNTAAVPVPVPRPPRADGGDDAVVGGETGAHLRPGVKRPAPPPHQHDSLHDQRVRG, from the coding sequence ATGACCGTCATTCTGGTGCGGCACGGACGCTCCACGGCCAACACATCCGGCGTATTGGCCGGTCGAACTCCCGGCGTCGGCCTCGACGACCTAGGCCGCGAGCAGGCCGATGCGCTCGTCGGCAGACTCGCCGAGCATCATGGCGCGATCCGCGCCGTCGTGCGTTCACCGCTGGACCGGTGCGCGCAGACCGTGGAGCCACTGCTGGGGGCGCTGCGCGCGGCACCCGGCCGCGCGGACGGGGTCCTCGAGGAGGTCGTGGACGAGCTGGCCGAGGTCGACTACGGCTCGTGGACGGGCCGGACCATCAAAGAACTGCTCGCCGAGCCACTGTGGCAGGTCGTGCAACGCCAGCCCTCGGCCGCGGTGTTTCCCGGCGGGGAGGGGCTGGCGCAGATGTCGGCACGGTCGGTGGCCGCGATCCGGAGTCTGGATCGCCGGTTCGCCGGTGACGACGGGAACGGCCTGTGGGTGGCGTGTTCGCACGGTGATGTCATCAAGTCGGTGATCGCCGACGCGATGGGCATGCACCTGGATTCGTTCCAGCGCATCGTCGTGGACACCGCCTCGATCACCGTCATCCGCTACGGCTCGACCCGCCCCTACATCCACACCGTCAACAACACCGCGGCCGTCCCGGTTCCGGTGCCGCGCCCGCCACGCGCCGACGGCGGCGACGATGCCGTGGTGGGCGGCGAAACGGGCGCCCACCTACGGCCCGGTGTCAAGCGTCCGGCCCCGCCGCCGCACCAGCACGACTCGCTGCACGATCAACGCGTGCGGGGATAA
- a CDS encoding GNAT family N-acetyltransferase — MSSAASRFPECVPVLSDGPVTLRAHRVDDIDRIVEQATDPEMSRWTTVPVPYTRADAEGFVLRQIPDLWNTAGAMCWAVEVDGRFAGGVDIRGAGAEVEIGYGLHPDMRGRRIMSRAVRLAVAHAFAAGRTGIRWIGGDGNEASLRVAHQCGFWLDAWVPGGAVVRGEPVDVFRAWLRAGDRPYPRTSWESTVADAARMRDAHPGPGERNLDTQATYLASRMRERRP; from the coding sequence ATGAGCAGCGCCGCGAGCCGATTCCCCGAGTGCGTGCCCGTCCTGAGCGACGGGCCGGTCACCCTGCGGGCGCATCGGGTCGACGACATCGACCGGATCGTCGAGCAGGCGACCGACCCCGAGATGTCCCGGTGGACAACGGTTCCCGTGCCGTACACCCGAGCCGACGCCGAGGGCTTCGTGCTACGGCAGATCCCGGACCTGTGGAACACCGCCGGCGCGATGTGCTGGGCGGTCGAGGTCGACGGTCGGTTCGCCGGCGGTGTCGACATCCGCGGCGCCGGCGCCGAGGTCGAGATCGGCTACGGACTGCACCCGGACATGCGTGGCCGGCGGATCATGAGCCGTGCGGTCCGTCTGGCCGTCGCACATGCCTTCGCCGCGGGCAGGACCGGTATCCGGTGGATCGGCGGCGACGGCAACGAGGCCAGTCTCCGCGTCGCCCATCAGTGCGGGTTCTGGCTGGACGCCTGGGTGCCCGGCGGCGCGGTCGTGCGCGGGGAGCCCGTCGACGTCTTCCGTGCGTGGCTGCGCGCCGGGGACCGGCCGTATCCCCGGACATCCTGGGAGTCCACCGTGGCCGATGCCGCCCGGATGCGGGATGCCCACCCCGGCCCCGGCGAACGAAACCTGGACACGCAGGCGACCTACCTGGCCTCGCGGATGCGGGAGCGGCGCCCTTAG
- a CDS encoding DUF3090 domain-containing protein translates to MSRAIHVFRSPDRFVAGTVGQPGDRTFFLQAVHQTRVVSVMLEKQQVQILADRIGMLLEEIHRRFGTPIPPETDSVGDLNPLIMPVDAEFQVGTMGLGWDAESQAVVIELLAVTDTEIDESIVLDDTDEGPDAVRVFLTTVAARDFAARSSLVISAGRPPCPICGGPLDQDGHLCVRTNGYKRGAELSKSLDFIDPDVFRSLAVQDESLFLVDEEVTDEDVADESGEPDRDDPDGDDPDGEGSASGGPR, encoded by the coding sequence ATGTCACGAGCCATACATGTGTTCCGCAGCCCGGATCGTTTCGTGGCCGGTACGGTCGGCCAGCCCGGTGACCGGACGTTCTTCCTCCAGGCTGTGCACCAGACCCGTGTTGTCAGTGTGATGCTCGAAAAGCAGCAGGTGCAGATCCTCGCCGACCGGATCGGGATGCTCCTGGAGGAGATCCACCGCCGATTCGGCACCCCGATCCCGCCGGAAACCGATTCCGTCGGCGATCTCAACCCGCTGATCATGCCCGTCGACGCCGAGTTCCAGGTCGGCACGATGGGTCTGGGCTGGGACGCCGAATCGCAGGCGGTGGTCATCGAACTGCTGGCCGTCACCGACACCGAGATCGACGAGAGCATCGTGCTCGACGACACCGACGAAGGGCCCGATGCGGTGCGGGTGTTCCTCACCACGGTCGCCGCCCGCGACTTCGCGGCCCGGTCGTCGCTGGTGATCTCGGCGGGCCGGCCGCCCTGCCCGATCTGCGGTGGTCCGCTCGACCAGGACGGGCATCTGTGTGTGCGCACCAACGGTTACAAGCGGGGCGCCGAACTGAGCAAGTCACTCGACTTCATCGACCCCGACGTGTTCAGGAGCCTCGCGGTGCAGGACGAGTCGTTATTCCTCGTCGATGAAGAGGTCACCGATGAGGATGTCGCCGATGAGTCCGGCGAGCCGGACCGCGACGACCCGGACGGCGATGACCCGGACGGCGAGGGGTCCGCGTCCGGCGGCCCGCGTTGA
- a CDS encoding NADPH-dependent FMN reductase, whose product MKTVVVVGNPKPGSRTRTAGERLARALGGNTETIELSELGPGLLGWGDPAVAEAVAKVQSAQVAIIASPTFKATYTGLLKLFLDQFAGGTGLRDVVAIPLMLGGGPAHALAVETSLRPVLVEIGAVCPTAGLYQLDSTFDTDSSLADWVERWVPTVARAVLPAADR is encoded by the coding sequence GTGAAAACAGTAGTGGTGGTCGGCAACCCGAAGCCCGGTTCACGCACCCGCACCGCCGGTGAGCGGCTGGCGCGGGCGCTGGGCGGAAACACCGAGACCATCGAACTGTCCGAACTCGGCCCGGGGCTGCTCGGCTGGGGTGACCCCGCCGTCGCCGAGGCCGTCGCGAAGGTTCAGTCCGCGCAGGTGGCGATCATCGCCTCGCCCACCTTCAAAGCCACCTACACCGGCCTGCTGAAACTGTTCCTCGACCAGTTCGCCGGCGGTACCGGATTGCGGGATGTGGTGGCGATCCCGCTGATGCTGGGTGGTGGCCCCGCGCACGCCCTGGCCGTCGAGACGTCGTTGCGGCCGGTGCTCGTCGAGATCGGCGCGGTCTGCCCGACGGCGGGCCTGTACCAGCTCGACAGCACCTTCGACACCGATTCGAGCCTGGCGGACTGGGTCGAACGGTGGGTGCCCACCGTTGCCCGGGCCGTCCTCCCGGCAGCGGACCGCTAA
- a CDS encoding SCO1664 family protein, with translation MAAEASTTALLAGAELSVVGRIRSASNAALVCDAIGDDGTELRCVYKPVRGEVPLWDFPDGTLAGREVASYLISEALGWSVIPATVLRDGPAGPGMVQRWVETVDVPAGAPARLDLVDLCPPEMQPDNFKVVLEAYTPAGEAVVLVHADDPRLQRMAVLDVVLNNADRKGGHVLEGPDGGVYGIDHGICLHTEDKLRTVLWGWAGEPIPAHLRADIAALAHDLADDNGAVRTRLAELITGAEIDAVAARCARLVDTGSMPHPPGRRPIPWPPF, from the coding sequence ATGGCGGCCGAGGCATCGACCACGGCGCTGCTGGCCGGCGCGGAGCTGTCGGTGGTCGGCCGGATCCGCTCGGCCAGCAACGCGGCCCTGGTGTGCGATGCGATCGGCGACGACGGCACCGAATTGCGCTGTGTGTACAAGCCGGTGCGCGGGGAGGTGCCGCTGTGGGATTTCCCCGACGGCACCCTCGCCGGCCGGGAGGTGGCCTCGTACCTGATCTCCGAGGCCCTGGGGTGGTCGGTGATCCCCGCGACCGTGCTGCGCGACGGCCCCGCCGGTCCGGGCATGGTGCAACGCTGGGTCGAGACGGTCGACGTCCCCGCCGGCGCACCGGCCAGGCTCGACCTGGTGGACCTGTGCCCGCCCGAGATGCAGCCCGACAACTTCAAGGTGGTTCTGGAGGCCTACACACCGGCCGGCGAGGCGGTGGTCCTCGTCCACGCCGACGATCCGCGCCTGCAACGGATGGCCGTCCTGGACGTGGTGCTCAACAACGCCGACCGCAAGGGTGGGCACGTGCTCGAGGGGCCTGACGGCGGTGTGTACGGCATCGACCACGGCATCTGTCTACACACCGAGGACAAGTTGCGCACGGTGCTGTGGGGGTGGGCCGGTGAGCCGATCCCGGCGCACCTGCGCGCGGACATCGCGGCGTTGGCGCACGACCTCGCCGACGACAACGGCGCGGTGCGGACCAGGCTGGCCGAACTGATCACCGGCGCCGAGATCGACGCGGTCGCGGCGCGGTGCGCCCGGCTCGTCGACACCGGCTCGATGCCGCACCCGCCGGGCCGCCGCCCGATTCCGTGGCCACCGTTCTGA
- a CDS encoding PepSY domain-containing protein, producing MSIANTLKNKKVLIAAGAVAIAAGVGGVAYAVTGDNDELSGSTLDRASAAALKHVGEGAVTDAERGDKDDVQAYEVEVTRPDGTEVDVRLDDTFAIISVDDDRPTPAPTAAPTSTLTPTSTRPPAIRDEDRTLTADEQRRASTAALATIPGTVIDIDADDDRINGRVGAYEVEIRATDGTEWNVWLDEQFAVITATPDN from the coding sequence ATGAGCATCGCAAACACACTGAAGAACAAGAAGGTCCTGATCGCAGCCGGTGCGGTGGCGATAGCCGCGGGAGTGGGCGGAGTCGCCTACGCCGTTACCGGCGACAACGACGAACTGTCCGGCAGCACCCTCGACCGGGCGTCCGCCGCGGCCCTCAAGCATGTCGGAGAAGGTGCGGTCACCGACGCCGAACGCGGCGACAAGGACGACGTCCAGGCGTACGAGGTCGAGGTGACCCGCCCCGACGGCACCGAGGTCGATGTCCGTCTCGACGACACATTCGCCATCATCTCCGTCGACGACGACCGACCCACCCCGGCGCCGACAGCCGCCCCGACCAGCACTCTGACCCCGACCAGCACTCGGCCACCGGCGATCCGGGACGAGGACCGCACGCTGACCGCCGACGAGCAACGCCGTGCCTCGACAGCGGCCCTGGCCACTATCCCCGGCACCGTCATCGACATCGACGCAGACGATGACCGGATCAACGGACGGGTGGGCGCCTACGAGGTTGAGATCCGGGCCACGGACGGCACCGAATGGAACGTGTGGCTCGACGAACAATTCGCCGTCATCACCGCAACGCCCGACAACTGA
- a CDS encoding undecaprenyl-diphosphate phosphatase, producing MTDTMTWAQSIVLGAVQGLTEFLPISSSGHLRIVSELWFGEDAGASFTAVTQLGTEAAVLVFFFKDIVRIVAAWFRGLADKQQRGLDYRIGWYVILATIPIGILGLLFKDQIRTTGRNLWLVATVLILFAVVFWIAERYSTKERSLEQLTLKDGLVMGSAQCLALIPGVSRSGATASAGLFLGLNREAAFRFSFLLAIPAVTASGLFSLPDAFNPSGDGMEASGSQLLVATLIAFVVGYASIAWLLQFVSKHSMNWFGGYRIILGVTIIILLSTGVISAT from the coding sequence GTGACCGACACCATGACGTGGGCCCAGTCGATTGTTCTCGGGGCCGTCCAAGGATTGACCGAGTTCTTGCCCATCTCCTCGTCGGGGCATCTGCGGATCGTCTCCGAATTGTGGTTCGGCGAGGACGCGGGTGCCTCGTTCACCGCAGTCACCCAGCTGGGTACGGAGGCTGCGGTGCTGGTGTTCTTCTTCAAGGACATCGTGCGGATCGTCGCCGCGTGGTTCCGTGGTCTCGCCGACAAGCAGCAGCGCGGGCTGGACTACCGGATCGGCTGGTACGTGATTCTCGCCACCATCCCGATCGGCATCCTCGGGTTGCTGTTCAAGGACCAGATCCGCACGACGGGCCGCAACCTGTGGCTCGTGGCTACAGTGTTGATCCTGTTCGCCGTCGTATTCTGGATCGCCGAACGCTACAGCACCAAGGAGCGCTCGCTCGAACAGCTCACGCTGAAGGACGGGCTGGTGATGGGCTCGGCGCAGTGTCTGGCGCTGATTCCGGGTGTGTCCCGTTCCGGGGCCACCGCGAGCGCGGGCCTGTTCCTCGGACTCAACCGTGAGGCGGCGTTCCGGTTCTCCTTCCTGCTGGCGATTCCCGCGGTCACCGCCTCGGGCCTGTTCTCACTGCCCGATGCGTTCAATCCCAGCGGCGACGGTATGGAGGCCAGCGGATCGCAACTGCTGGTGGCCACGCTGATCGCCTTCGTCGTCGGTTATGCCTCGATCGCCTGGCTGTTGCAGTTCGTCAGCAAGCATTCGATGAACTGGTTCGGCGGGTACCGCATCATCCTGGGTGTCACGATCATCATCCTGCTCTCGACCGGGGTCATCTCCGCCACCTGA